A section of the Dehalobacter sp. DCM genome encodes:
- a CDS encoding amidohydrolase — MEHVKNNIIKAAADRHQDIWDLAYRIGIHPEQGYLEYQASHLLSSYLETRGFVIEHSLNGMATAFFARHKGKQPGPTIAFLAEYDALPDLGHACGHNLIGAASTGAAAVLSMIPEMPGEVCVIGTPAEETSGAKVTMIENGTFQGLDAALMFHPGNANVPEIGSLALDAIEVTYYGKSSHAALVNHNGINALEAVLNLFKKVKRLKYWLAKDERIDGIIIEGGKSPNIIPDKAVARFYLRSGRREDLEILRQRFINAAQKAADEEGARLDVCFYEHSYHEMVTNKPLAHTFANNLRTLGVTDIESPQSILGSIDMGNVSHVVPALHAYLKMGEGKDIQHTSEFAKAAVSEPGEKVLLLAVQALALTGWDVLTDRRLLEQIKKDFF, encoded by the coding sequence ATGGAACATGTGAAGAACAACATCATAAAGGCCGCCGCAGATAGGCATCAGGATATTTGGGATCTTGCTTACCGGATCGGGATTCATCCTGAGCAAGGTTATTTGGAATATCAGGCCTCACATCTTCTTTCTTCTTATCTTGAAACGAGAGGATTTGTTATTGAGCACAGCCTGAATGGTATGGCTACTGCTTTTTTCGCGCGTCATAAAGGAAAGCAGCCGGGCCCGACAATTGCTTTTCTGGCGGAATATGACGCCTTGCCGGACCTGGGGCATGCCTGCGGACATAATTTGATCGGCGCTGCCAGCACGGGTGCAGCGGCTGTCTTGAGTATGATACCGGAAATGCCCGGAGAGGTCTGTGTTATTGGCACCCCCGCCGAGGAAACCAGTGGCGCTAAAGTGACCATGATCGAAAACGGAACCTTTCAGGGACTGGACGCGGCATTGATGTTTCATCCCGGAAACGCCAACGTACCGGAAATTGGCAGCCTGGCGCTTGATGCGATAGAGGTCACCTATTACGGTAAGTCCTCCCATGCGGCCCTCGTTAATCATAATGGCATTAATGCCCTTGAAGCCGTCTTAAATCTATTTAAGAAAGTGAAGCGGCTTAAATATTGGCTTGCAAAAGATGAAAGAATCGACGGTATCATCATCGAAGGAGGGAAATCACCGAATATAATCCCGGATAAAGCAGTTGCTCGATTTTATCTGCGGTCTGGGCGGCGTGAGGACCTGGAGATACTTCGTCAACGGTTTATTAATGCAGCCCAAAAAGCCGCTGATGAGGAAGGTGCTCGGCTGGACGTTTGCTTCTACGAGCATTCCTATCATGAGATGGTGACGAATAAACCGCTGGCACATACATTTGCGAATAATTTGCGGACATTAGGGGTAACCGACATCGAATCGCCCCAATCCATTCTGGGATCAATTGATATGGGCAACGTCAGTCATGTGGTACCGGCATTGCACGCTTATTTAAAGATGGGCGAAGGAAAGGATATTCAGCATACATCGGAGTTTGCGAAAGCGGCAGTATCTGAACCGGGGGAAAAAGTCCTTTTGCTTGCGGTCCAAGCACTTGCTTTGACCGGCTGGGATGTGCTTACCGATCGTCGGCTTCTGGAGCAGATCAAGAAAGATTTTTTTTAA
- a CDS encoding ABC transporter ATP-binding protein, which yields MEKVIEIVSLTKKYKNGRGIEDICLDIYQGDIFGFLGPNGAGKTTAMKIMTGLIRPDRGDVRIFGHSITEAYELAMAEVGCVIEIADSYPFLTAYENLKQQARYYPGIDNRRIDEVLELTGMLKYKKEKPKKFSLGMKQRLGLAAAILSRPKVLILDEPLNGLDVEGMIDVRNMIKHMAEQERTTFFISSHLIHDVELTCNQIGVIYNGKMLNVDTTENILKNYATLENYFVSEVEQNGRV from the coding sequence ATGGAAAAGGTAATTGAGATCGTCAGCCTGACCAAAAAATATAAGAATGGCCGTGGTATAGAGGATATCTGTCTGGATATCTATCAAGGTGATATTTTTGGTTTTCTTGGCCCAAACGGTGCCGGGAAAACAACAGCAATGAAGATCATGACCGGTTTGATTCGACCGGATCGCGGCGATGTCCGAATTTTTGGCCATAGCATTACCGAAGCCTATGAGCTGGCCATGGCAGAGGTTGGCTGTGTTATTGAAATAGCGGACTCCTATCCCTTTTTGACAGCCTATGAAAACCTGAAGCAGCAGGCGCGCTATTATCCCGGAATCGATAACCGGAGGATTGACGAGGTCCTGGAACTGACAGGAATGCTGAAGTATAAAAAGGAAAAACCAAAGAAATTTTCCTTGGGGATGAAGCAACGCTTGGGTTTGGCTGCGGCAATTCTGTCCAGACCAAAGGTCCTGATCCTGGACGAGCCGTTAAACGGACTGGATGTGGAAGGAATGATCGATGTCCGTAATATGATTAAACATATGGCCGAACAGGAAAGAACGACATTTTTTATATCCAGCCATTTGATTCATGATGTGGAACTGACCTGCAATCAAATTGGGGTTATTTATAACGGAAAGATGCTGAATGTGGATACAACGGAGAATATCCTCAAGAATTACGCCACATTGGAAAACTACTTTGTCAGCGAGGTGGAACAAAATGGCCGCGTTTAA
- a CDS encoding ABC transporter permease has protein sequence MAAFKAALINEIEKLCKKKKALAIVIISLAVIVIGQLVVVGVRNGFGVRGTGSLEFPVLVLSVVVNTILPLFTALIAIDCFSGEFSHNLMRVTLTRPVSRLKIYSAKMTAIAVFILANLLILMVLSMLAGFLFNANSASLASFGRTALAYVISLFPLLTLALGVVLLANIFKSGTSVFFIAIIAFLAIKAFGIFFSQYSSLLITSQLDWYSLWLSHSISLSKIGRDIGLMLGYALMFFTAGFYLFDKKEF, from the coding sequence ATGGCCGCGTTTAAAGCTGCTTTGATCAATGAAATCGAAAAGCTGTGCAAAAAAAAGAAAGCCCTCGCCATCGTCATCATTTCACTGGCCGTGATCGTCATAGGGCAGCTTGTGGTCGTCGGCGTCAGAAACGGTTTTGGTGTTAGAGGGACAGGCAGTCTGGAATTCCCCGTCTTAGTTCTATCTGTGGTCGTCAACACCATATTGCCCCTATTTACTGCGCTGATTGCCATCGATTGTTTTTCAGGTGAATTTTCTCATAATCTGATGCGGGTCACCTTGACACGGCCCGTAAGCAGATTGAAAATATATTCAGCCAAAATGACGGCTATTGCCGTGTTTATCCTGGCTAATCTGCTGATCTTGATGGTCTTATCGATGCTGGCGGGTTTTCTGTTTAACGCGAACTCGGCATCGTTAGCGAGCTTTGGGCGAACGGCGCTGGCCTACGTCATCAGCTTATTTCCCTTGCTGACGCTGGCCTTAGGGGTCGTACTTCTGGCGAACATATTTAAAAGCGGTACCTCCGTGTTCTTTATTGCCATCATTGCATTTTTGGCCATTAAGGCATTTGGCATATTCTTTTCCCAGTATTCAAGCTTGTTGATTACCTCGCAGCTGGATTGGTATAGTTTATGGCTCTCACATAGTATTTCATTGTCTAAAATTGGACGGGACATAGGGCTGATGCTGGGTTACGCACTGATGTTTTTTACCGCCGGTTTTTATCTGTTCGATAAAAAAGAGTTTTAA